In Deferrivibrio essentukiensis, a single window of DNA contains:
- a CDS encoding bifunctional nuclease family protein produces MYEVKVKCVLREPLANRYVLILESLDGSYYIPINIGVFEAEAIYTEISGIKCPRPLTYDFFSLILENINNVKVDKIVIYDNSDNIFKAKIVINNSGSYKEIDCRPSDAIALGLRVKSPIFIEDIVLKNKKCINKDCIKGSDKMILEHIITDQATTYWNV; encoded by the coding sequence ATGTACGAGGTAAAAGTAAAGTGTGTTTTAAGAGAGCCTCTTGCCAACAGATATGTTCTGATACTAGAATCATTGGACGGCTCTTATTATATACCGATTAATATAGGTGTATTTGAAGCTGAAGCTATTTATACTGAGATTAGCGGAATAAAGTGCCCTAGGCCCCTTACCTATGACTTTTTTTCGCTGATTTTAGAAAATATCAACAATGTAAAAGTTGATAAAATAGTCATTTATGATAATTCTGATAATATTTTCAAAGCTAAAATAGTCATTAATAACAGTGGCTCATATAAAGAAATTGACTGCAGGCCGTCTGATGCTATTGCTTTGGGTTTGAGGGTAAAATCCCCCATATTTATTGAAGACATCGTATTAAAAAATAAAAAATGTATTAATAAAGATTGCATAAAAGGCTCAGATAAAATGATTCTTGAGCATATCATTACCGACCAAGCTACAACTTATTGGAATGTATAA
- a CDS encoding ABC transporter substrate-binding protein, producing MKTLYQVFFIIILTASMLLGYSFSSTFKIPLKVGAILYSEEFLTGVEGLESGLKDLGYGDEKEVYFDVKVINGDLGKIPAIMEEFNNEGVKVLFVTTTPIAKKVMAINDKYKFQVVFNEVADPVLSGLVNTLDKPGRNFTGVSHAAFRMTPKRIQVATEFFNKTKTIYYLSGSVEKGLEGFDKQMHETERLLNIKIKVVDFNSKAYNEFVEYISNSDNSESIIVFGISPELVRNFNSLRDISYRASIPLIPMDASLVARGAAFTYAPEFYSIGRQSAYIMDMIFKGANASDIPVKLPDKIGIYINKTALKYFQNKYDRYYLYYAERCF from the coding sequence ATGAAAACCTTATATCAAGTTTTTTTTATAATTATATTAACTGCCAGTATGTTATTAGGTTATTCCTTTTCATCGACATTTAAAATCCCTCTAAAAGTCGGGGCAATTCTTTATTCAGAAGAGTTTCTCACCGGTGTTGAAGGTTTAGAATCTGGTCTTAAAGATTTGGGTTATGGAGATGAAAAAGAGGTTTATTTTGATGTTAAAGTTATAAATGGTGACCTTGGAAAGATACCGGCAATAATGGAAGAATTTAACAATGAAGGGGTAAAAGTTTTGTTTGTCACTACTACACCGATAGCTAAAAAAGTAATGGCGATTAACGACAAATACAAGTTTCAAGTTGTGTTTAATGAGGTTGCTGACCCCGTGTTGTCCGGTCTTGTTAATACATTGGATAAACCCGGGAGAAATTTTACCGGCGTATCACATGCTGCATTTCGTATGACGCCAAAGAGGATTCAGGTCGCCACTGAATTTTTCAATAAAACTAAAACCATTTATTATCTTTCAGGCAGTGTGGAGAAAGGGCTTGAGGGTTTTGATAAGCAGATGCATGAAACGGAGCGTTTGCTTAATATTAAGATTAAAGTTGTAGATTTTAACAGTAAAGCCTATAATGAGTTTGTTGAGTATATTTCCAATTCTGACAATTCTGAAAGTATTATAGTTTTTGGAATAAGTCCTGAGCTTGTAAGAAATTTCAATAGTTTGAGAGATATTTCTTATAGGGCTTCAATCCCTCTTATACCTATGGATGCAAGTCTTGTGGCAAGAGGTGCGGCCTTTACTTATGCTCCCGAGTTTTATTCTATCGGCAGGCAAAGTGCATATATTATGGATATGATTTTTAAAGGTGCAAATGCTTCGGATATCCCGGTAAAATTGCCGGATAAAATAGGAATTTATATAAATAAGACTGCACTGAAATATTTTCAAAATAAATATGACAGATACTATTTATACTATGCTGAAAGGTGTTTTTAA
- a CDS encoding tetratricopeptide repeat protein, translating to MFGRLIVILTIFVSIGYAAPEDYLVGLNAFEDGLYDVAAETLEDFLASSQDKEKNSYAKYILYRCYLFEKNYEKSLKLIEEVEKTDDKRFDKNLIKKDKVFLLTYSDCNKAVNESQNDVELASIVINSKCSPTEDFIKNVITLKLNTNDMLTLFYKTADNPETASNIFHKLPLNEISDKDKDYLAKYFFKHNNYDNFWSIYKTYKNNDLVNLALSRLYEIENYEGFISSFDYNTKSYNISKTNYCRLIKSYEKLNKNYDCDLLTKCVDNKNDLLKLQTACFIKNGNISKYTDFLYTLNEEEISLICNDISYSIINGFYDNDVINKLKLCKNRLDTAKALFKKGKYDDVIQLLRPGQTDDEYILIAASYEKLGNLEKSKEYLDKVKNKSKFNN from the coding sequence GTGTTTGGCAGATTAATTGTAATATTAACGATTTTTGTATCTATAGGCTATGCTGCACCGGAAGATTATCTGGTAGGACTCAACGCATTTGAAGACGGGCTTTATGATGTTGCCGCTGAAACCCTTGAAGATTTTTTAGCATCTTCACAAGACAAAGAAAAAAATTCTTACGCTAAATATATACTTTATCGATGTTACCTTTTTGAAAAAAATTATGAAAAGTCCCTAAAATTAATAGAAGAGGTAGAAAAAACAGATGATAAAAGATTTGACAAAAATCTTATAAAAAAAGACAAGGTCTTTTTACTTACCTATTCAGATTGCAATAAAGCAGTTAACGAATCACAAAATGATGTAGAGCTTGCAAGCATAGTAATAAATTCAAAATGTAGCCCAACCGAAGATTTTATTAAAAATGTGATTACATTAAAATTGAACACCAATGATATGCTAACCCTATTCTACAAAACTGCAGACAATCCAGAAACTGCATCTAACATATTCCATAAATTACCATTAAATGAAATTTCAGATAAAGATAAGGATTATCTGGCAAAATATTTCTTTAAGCATAACAATTATGATAATTTCTGGAGCATATACAAAACTTATAAAAATAACGATCTCGTCAATCTCGCATTGAGTAGACTTTATGAAATAGAAAATTATGAAGGCTTTATATCAAGTTTTGACTATAACACAAAAAGTTATAATATTTCAAAGACAAACTATTGTAGACTTATAAAATCTTACGAAAAATTAAATAAAAATTACGACTGCGACCTTTTAACAAAATGCGTTGATAATAAAAATGATTTACTCAAACTTCAAACTGCATGTTTTATAAAAAATGGCAATATTTCAAAGTATACTGACTTTTTATACACCCTTAACGAAGAAGAGATTAGCTTAATATGTAATGATATCAGTTACTCAATTATAAACGGATTTTATGACAACGATGTCATAAACAAACTTAAACTTTGTAAAAATAGGTTAGATACGGCAAAAGCTTTGTTCAAAAAAGGGAAATATGATGATGTGATACAACTTTTAAGGCCTGGACAAACGGATGATGAATATATTTTAATAGCAGCATCTTACGAAAAATTAGGCAATTTAGAAAAATCCAAAGAATACCTTGATAAAGTTAAAAATAAGTCTAAATTCAATAATTAA
- the miaB gene encoding tRNA (N6-isopentenyl adenosine(37)-C2)-methylthiotransferase MiaB: protein MSKVYIRTFGCQMNTYDSERIASIFKDMGFDQSDNPEEAEFAIINTCSVREKPQIKVQSEIGRLKSVKGIKIGVCGCVAQQEGEKFLENFKDVSFVFGTDAIGRLYEIIDLVQKGERVCDTATNDSEISIPTFSRATSVSSFVTIMKGCDNFCSYCIVPYVRGREKSRKVEEILDEIKYLVNSRVKEVTLLGQNVNSYGKNLDENINFPKLLYMVNNIDGLKRIRFVTSHPKDFSDELIDAMKNNNKVMPYLHLPLQAGSDRILSKMNRKYSYGEYREKVLKAKETIPNLTLSSDFIVGFPGETDSDFEDTIKAIKEIEYETIFAFKYSPRPKTKAFSFEDNVPDDVKSQRLTLLLQEQEKISNKLLQEYVGKSSEVLVEGLSKKDKSTYSGRNPQNRIVNFKSSNKLEIGDIVNVEITEAKKNSLFGKCN from the coding sequence ATGAGTAAAGTCTACATCAGAACTTTTGGCTGTCAAATGAACACTTACGATTCAGAAAGGATAGCTTCAATTTTTAAAGATATGGGATTTGATCAAAGTGACAATCCGGAAGAAGCTGAATTTGCAATCATAAATACCTGCAGTGTAAGAGAAAAACCTCAAATAAAAGTACAAAGTGAAATAGGAAGACTTAAAAGTGTAAAAGGTATAAAAATTGGTGTCTGCGGATGCGTTGCCCAACAAGAAGGTGAGAAATTTTTGGAAAATTTTAAGGATGTAAGTTTTGTATTCGGTACAGATGCCATCGGTAGGTTATACGAAATAATTGACCTTGTCCAAAAAGGGGAACGGGTTTGTGATACAGCCACAAACGATAGTGAAATCTCTATACCTACATTTTCAAGAGCAACATCTGTCAGCTCATTTGTAACTATTATGAAAGGGTGTGATAATTTCTGCAGCTACTGCATTGTGCCATATGTGAGAGGGAGAGAAAAGAGCAGAAAGGTAGAAGAAATATTGGACGAAATAAAATATCTAGTAAACAGTAGAGTAAAAGAGGTAACACTCTTAGGGCAAAATGTTAATTCTTACGGAAAAAACCTTGACGAAAACATTAATTTTCCCAAACTTTTGTATATGGTTAATAATATTGATGGACTGAAACGGATAAGATTTGTAACTTCTCATCCTAAAGATTTTTCCGATGAACTAATTGATGCGATGAAAAATAACAATAAAGTAATGCCTTATCTTCATCTTCCCCTTCAAGCGGGCTCTGACAGAATATTATCTAAAATGAACAGAAAATATTCATACGGAGAATATCGTGAGAAAGTTTTAAAAGCAAAAGAAACTATTCCAAATCTCACCCTATCCTCAGATTTCATAGTAGGCTTTCCGGGTGAAACTGATAGTGACTTTGAAGACACCATAAAAGCGATAAAAGAGATAGAGTATGAAACGATTTTTGCGTTTAAATATTCCCCAAGGCCTAAAACAAAGGCGTTTTCCTTTGAAGATAATGTCCCAGATGATGTCAAATCCCAAAGACTAACCTTACTCTTGCAAGAGCAGGAAAAAATTTCAAATAAATTATTACAAGAATATGTTGGAAAAAGCTCTGAAGTGCTTGTAGAAGGGTTGAGTAAAAAAGATAAATCAACATATTCTGGAAGAAATCCACAAAATAGGATTGTAAATTTTAAAAGTAGTAATAAATTAGAAATTGGTGACATTGTTAATGTTGAAATTACCGAAGCGAAAAAAAATTCATTATTTGGGAAATGTAACTAA
- a CDS encoding DUF3783 domain-containing protein, with protein sequence MENKYIYVAGFGDIEFDIIKKMAEENEYPQLIRIFENHLDIKIQDLKVESQTKGNTIKVRVILFENMDNKIIIDFINKFKTLKLPQSIFAIVTEHNKQWTFKELASHLIKEHQEMHQKKENV encoded by the coding sequence ATGGAAAATAAATATATTTATGTTGCCGGTTTTGGTGATATTGAATTTGACATAATAAAAAAGATGGCTGAAGAGAATGAGTATCCTCAGCTAATCAGGATTTTTGAAAATCATCTTGATATAAAGATACAAGACTTAAAAGTGGAGTCTCAAACAAAAGGGAATACTATTAAGGTCAGAGTAATTCTTTTTGAGAATATGGATAATAAAATAATCATAGACTTTATAAATAAATTTAAAACCCTCAAACTGCCACAATCGATTTTTGCTATCGTTACCGAACATAATAAACAATGGACTTTTAAGGAGCTTGCGTCTCATTTAATCAAAGAGCATCAAGAAATGCACCAAAAGAAGGAAAATGTTTAA
- a CDS encoding nitrilase-related carbon-nitrogen hydrolase codes for MQVNLLQIHVEESPEANIEKVINLTKGIKNQLIILPELFTTGFNYDHVRKHVKSQPELLKKLPVSNTYIGSIARQVDNSIYNSFFVKKGDNLEFIYEKIHLFPLMDEHIHFKSGNNTKIFEIDNFKCGCAICFDLRFPELFRQYFLNSVEVVFIPMQWPHSRIKQMIPLATARAIENQCYVVVCNAVGNIWGTYFGGNSMVISPTGELLVSAKENADKIYSTILKKDVINDFRQAMPIAKCLKLL; via the coding sequence ATGCAGGTTAATCTACTTCAGATACATGTGGAAGAGTCGCCTGAAGCAAATATTGAAAAGGTAATTAATCTTACAAAAGGGATTAAAAACCAACTTATTATATTACCTGAGCTCTTTACCACAGGTTTTAATTATGACCATGTAAGAAAGCATGTGAAATCTCAGCCTGAGCTATTGAAGAAGCTCCCAGTCTCAAATACCTACATAGGCTCCATTGCAAGACAGGTGGATAACAGTATATACAACTCCTTTTTTGTAAAAAAGGGGGACAATCTTGAATTTATATATGAAAAGATTCATCTTTTCCCTCTGATGGATGAGCACATACATTTTAAAAGTGGAAACAACACAAAGATATTTGAAATTGACAACTTTAAGTGTGGATGTGCCATATGCTTTGACCTTAGATTCCCTGAGCTGTTTAGGCAATATTTTTTGAATAGTGTAGAAGTTGTTTTTATACCGATGCAATGGCCTCACTCAAGAATCAAGCAAATGATACCTCTTGCCACAGCAAGGGCAATTGAAAATCAATGCTATGTTGTGGTGTGTAATGCAGTTGGAAATATATGGGGAACATATTTCGGCGGTAATTCGATGGTAATATCCCCAACAGGTGAGCTGCTTGTATCTGCTAAAGAAAATGCAGATAAAATTTATTCTACTATTTTAAAAAAAGATGTTATAAATGATTTTAGGCAGGCAATGCCCATTGCAAAATGTTTAAAGCTATTGTAA
- a CDS encoding anaerobic glycerol-3-phosphate dehydrogenase subunit C — MPQLTDNIFEELSEIFEGDIYTDKLRRNMLATDGSIFKVEPACVAYPKNDSDVTKVINFAKKYGLSVHSRGAGSGLCGSAIGKGIVLDFSKYMNKLIKIDFEKKYFECEPGYRFGELEELLKGKGLFFPPDPSSGEYATFGGMFGTNASGAHSVKYGNVSDYIIDADFILSNGKKYSLSEIYNTPYENLDEPFKSIFEIYTHFANKIENSYPHVKYNVAGYNLRGMIQNEKLFLGKLLGGSEGTLAVVTKLKFSLKEKPKYDSLVVAYFDDIISSAKAVQKVLPLGVSGIEIMDKSLLQLAKENDEKLRDKIPDGIDNVLLIEFDSFSLEETESLAKKARGILFENNLTENAHIAVSEEEKEKFWAIRKAAVPILYKLKGRKKILALIEDAAVPIDKLVDYFEGVYKILAQNKLNFVVYGHIAKGLMHTRPLMDLKDPHDVDLLKKVADEFFELIFSLGGTVSGEHGDGRIRSCYIQKQYKDIYPLFAEIKHLMDEYNILNPEIKTYHDPNQVKKFLRYGSDYRSVEIFDKLLDWPENFLDEVEKCHGCSKCTTVTTATRMCPIYKFTRDEAAAPKAKANILRALISGAIAEKSLYEKSFQYVIDRCVNCGSCYKECPSNVNIPKMAIEARSKYVEKFGATLENRLIVSAELAARVTRKFSKLLGKPMKLKMLRKVGEIFTGVTAEREFIAFETKSLFERFDKTIGNSEKSVMFFSGCYAGYIKPQIGEAAIKVLEKIGYKVFLPEQNCCGLPMLSKGMAKQAKNKIEQNLENWEKLIDSVDYIVVTCSSCGLSLKQEWKYLLNNDIINKISEKTIHISSLVNMHFDKLNIVKNDISVSYHMPCHLKVQNDSGSSVAMLKKINPDGVEDLKSHCCGMAGSWGISAKNYDLSVEIGSNMINKLNASAKKVGATDCPTCRMQMEHLSTKKIIHPIEVLAECLAD; from the coding sequence ATGCCGCAGCTAACAGATAACATTTTCGAAGAATTATCAGAAATATTTGAAGGTGACATATATACTGATAAATTAAGAAGGAATATGCTTGCCACCGACGGCAGTATCTTCAAGGTCGAACCTGCCTGTGTGGCATATCCTAAGAATGATTCTGATGTAACCAAAGTCATAAATTTTGCAAAAAAATATGGGCTCTCTGTACACAGCAGAGGTGCAGGAAGTGGGCTTTGCGGCTCAGCTATAGGCAAAGGTATAGTGCTCGACTTTTCCAAATATATGAACAAATTAATAAAAATAGACTTTGAAAAGAAATATTTTGAGTGTGAACCAGGTTATAGATTTGGAGAGTTGGAAGAATTATTAAAAGGCAAGGGTCTATTTTTCCCTCCTGACCCGTCAAGCGGTGAATACGCTACATTTGGAGGCATGTTTGGAACAAATGCCAGCGGGGCTCACTCTGTGAAATATGGTAACGTATCCGACTATATAATCGATGCAGATTTTATATTAAGTAATGGGAAAAAATATTCTCTATCAGAAATATACAATACACCATACGAAAATCTGGATGAACCTTTTAAATCAATATTTGAAATATATACCCACTTTGCCAATAAAATAGAAAACTCCTACCCTCATGTAAAATATAATGTTGCAGGTTATAACCTAAGAGGAATGATACAGAATGAAAAACTTTTCTTAGGAAAGCTGTTAGGGGGCTCAGAAGGTACACTTGCAGTAGTAACAAAATTAAAATTTTCCTTAAAAGAAAAACCTAAATACGATTCTTTGGTAGTAGCATACTTTGATGATATAATATCTTCTGCAAAAGCCGTTCAAAAAGTCTTGCCACTTGGTGTAAGTGGAATTGAAATAATGGACAAATCACTTTTGCAATTGGCAAAAGAAAATGACGAAAAATTAAGGGATAAAATACCTGACGGCATCGACAATGTTTTATTAATAGAATTTGATTCTTTTAGTCTTGAAGAAACAGAGAGTCTGGCTAAAAAAGCAAGGGGAATATTGTTTGAAAATAATCTTACTGAGAATGCTCATATTGCTGTTAGTGAAGAAGAAAAAGAAAAATTTTGGGCAATCAGAAAGGCTGCTGTACCTATTCTTTACAAGCTTAAAGGGAGAAAAAAGATTCTTGCCCTTATTGAAGACGCAGCAGTCCCAATAGATAAATTAGTTGACTACTTTGAAGGGGTTTACAAAATACTTGCTCAAAATAAGCTAAATTTCGTAGTTTACGGTCATATTGCAAAAGGATTAATGCACACAAGACCACTTATGGATTTAAAAGATCCTCATGATGTCGACTTGCTGAAAAAAGTTGCCGATGAATTTTTCGAGCTAATTTTCTCCCTTGGGGGGACAGTTTCAGGAGAGCATGGGGATGGAAGGATACGAAGCTGTTATATACAAAAGCAGTATAAAGATATCTACCCGCTATTTGCTGAAATCAAGCACCTAATGGATGAATATAATATTCTTAACCCAGAAATAAAAACATATCACGACCCAAATCAAGTAAAAAAGTTTTTAAGATATGGCAGTGATTATCGCAGTGTTGAAATATTCGACAAGCTATTAGACTGGCCTGAAAACTTTTTGGATGAAGTAGAAAAGTGTCATGGTTGTTCAAAATGTACTACAGTAACTACAGCCACAAGAATGTGCCCAATTTATAAATTTACAAGGGATGAGGCTGCAGCCCCAAAAGCGAAGGCTAATATTCTAAGGGCGCTTATTAGCGGTGCTATTGCTGAAAAAAGTCTATACGAAAAATCTTTTCAATACGTTATTGACAGATGTGTAAATTGCGGCAGTTGCTACAAAGAGTGCCCATCTAACGTCAATATTCCTAAAATGGCTATCGAAGCAAGAAGCAAATATGTAGAAAAATTTGGAGCCACTCTTGAAAACAGACTTATCGTTAGCGCTGAGCTTGCCGCTAGAGTAACGAGAAAGTTTTCCAAACTTCTTGGCAAACCAATGAAATTAAAGATGCTTAGAAAGGTTGGGGAAATATTTACTGGTGTAACTGCCGAAAGAGAGTTTATAGCTTTTGAAACCAAATCACTTTTTGAAAGGTTTGATAAAACCATTGGAAATTCTGAAAAAAGTGTCATGTTTTTCTCCGGCTGCTATGCAGGCTATATTAAGCCACAGATAGGGGAAGCTGCCATAAAGGTGTTGGAAAAAATTGGATACAAAGTGTTTTTGCCTGAACAAAATTGTTGCGGACTTCCTATGCTCTCCAAAGGGATGGCTAAACAGGCAAAAAACAAGATAGAGCAAAATCTTGAAAATTGGGAGAAATTAATTGACAGTGTGGATTACATAGTTGTAACCTGCTCATCATGCGGTCTTTCACTAAAGCAGGAATGGAAATATCTTTTAAATAATGACATAATAAACAAGATTTCAGAAAAGACCATTCATATCAGTAGCCTCGTCAATATGCATTTTGATAAACTAAATATAGTCAAAAACGATATTTCTGTATCTTACCATATGCCGTGCCACCTTAAAGTCCAAAATGACTCAGGCTCATCCGTTGCAATGCTTAAAAAGATAAATCCTGATGGTGTCGAAGATTTAAAGAGTCACTGTTGCGGTATGGCCGGAAGCTGGGGAATTTCAGCTAAAAACTACGATTTAAGCGTTGAGATTGGCTCAAATATGATAAATAAACTCAACGCCAGTGCAAAAAAGGTCGGCGCCACAGATTGTCCAACCTGCCGAATGCAGATGGAGCATTTGAGCACGAAGAAAATCATACATCCTATTGAGGTATTGGCAGAGTGTTTGGCAGATTAA